Below is a genomic region from Demequina sp. NBRC 110054.
TAGGACTCGCGGGGACGATGCTGTCCGGGTGCAGCAGCACGCCGGACTGCTCGCAGGGGCTCGGCATGCCCGACGAGGCGATCGAGGCCTTCACCGACGCGCTCGAGAGCGGCGACGCGTCCGAGGTCGAGGAGGCGCTCTCGGCGGGCCCCTACGGGACCTCGACGGACATCGCCGCGCTCGCCGAGGAGCTCGGCCCCACCTCGGACTACGCGATCGGTCTAGTCGACAGCCAGATCCCCGGCACGTACTACGTCAATGTCGGGGACGCGAGGGGCGGCAACTGGGCGACCTTCGAGATCTACGAGCTCGAGGACGGCGAGGACAACCCCCAGACCCCCTCCGCGTGCTACGACGCGGCGTGGGGCCACGCGACCGTCGACCCGAGCGCCACGCCGAGCGTGGCCGACTGAGCCCGGACCGCACGCCTCGCACACCCAGCCTGCGGCGCCTAGCGTAGAGCGCGTCCGCACGACGGGAGCAGCAATGTCAGACAAGGTCGACCCGAAGAGGACCCTCGACTCGTACGCCGCCCGCAAGGGCGAGTTCCGCATCGTCCGCGTGCCTCCGATGAGGTACCTCGCCGTCGACGGCCACGGCGACCCCAACACCTCCCCGGCGTTCGAGCGCGCGATCGGCGCGCTCTACCCTGTGGCCTACGCCCTCAAGTTCGCCTCCAAGGCCCGCGGCCACGACTACGTGGTGCCGCCGCTCGAGGGCCTGTGGTGGTCCGAGGACATGGACTCCTTCGCGGTCAACCTCGACAAGTCCCAGTGGAGCTGGACGCTCCTGCTGCTGATCCCCGATACGGCACTTCCGGAACCCCTGGACGATGCGATGGTCGCGACGGCCACGGAGGCCGCCGCCGCGAAGGCTCCCGATGCGGGGGTCGAGGGCGTGAGGGTCGAGACGATCGACGAGGGCGAGTGCGTGCAGACGCTCCACGTCGGACCTTTCGACGACGAGGCTCCGGTGATCGCTCGGATGCATGAGGAGTTCATGCCGGCGCACGGGCTGCGC
It encodes:
- a CDS encoding GyrI-like domain-containing protein, whose product is MSDKVDPKRTLDSYAARKGEFRIVRVPPMRYLAVDGHGDPNTSPAFERAIGALYPVAYALKFASKARGHDYVVPPLEGLWWSEDMDSFAVNLDKSQWSWTLLLLIPDTALPEPLDDAMVATATEAAAAKAPDAGVEGVRVETIDEGECVQTLHVGPFDDEAPVIARMHEEFMPAHGLRPSAHHHEIYLSDFRRAAPEKLRTILRQPVARV